Proteins encoded together in one Telopea speciosissima isolate NSW1024214 ecotype Mountain lineage chromosome 4, Tspe_v1, whole genome shotgun sequence window:
- the LOC122657740 gene encoding glucan endo-1,3-beta-glucosidase 12-like: MSKTVVFALLFLLGFSDAGQESMEALNIVDPTPTLLRSLSHFDVPVAVSVKGSDLYEVSSSVLMAENWVRTNVLNYFPSTKITTIVVGTDVLCSRDHEEKWDLVLPSLKNIHHSLVRWGLEKEIKMSASFSDDCLNPYSNSFRDDLAVKVISPLLGFFRNSNSIYCAKPSLDFSPSSSEAINLVSAHYESIKKLGLFGTFQVTGINVVLCTQKKQKPKSRKLSFMSSNVVEPYPARPTPLPPIRSSIGLSIPANVAKSPLSPFRGIAPPSSFSHTKASPPSLSFSFPPEGSPVVIPSNPPDALTLPPCGAMDMGAPAPETGEERGLWCVAKPSVPADTLQEAINYACGEGGADCEEIKPHGSCYSPDTIIAHASYAFNSYWQKNKRNGGTCSFGGTAMIINADPSFLQCRFILS; this comes from the exons ATGTCGAAGACTGTGGTGTTTGCCCTCCTTTTTCTGCTGGGTTTTAGCG ATGCAGGTCAAGAATCAATGGAAGCGTTAAACATTGTCGATCCAACTCCCACGCTCCTTCGAAGCTTGTCTCACTTTGATGTCCCCGTTGCTGTGTCTGTGAAGGGAAGTGATCTGTATGAGGTTTCTTCTAGTGTTTTGATGGCAGAAAACTGGGTCAGGACCAATGTTCTGAACTACTTCCCTTCGACCAAAATCACCACCATTGTGGTGGGAACTGACGTTCTCTGCAGTAGAGATCATGAAGAGAAGTGGGATTTGGTTCTGCCATCTCTGAAGAACATTCACCACTCTCTCGTCAGATGGGGTTTggagaaagaaatcaaaatgtCCGCTTCCTTTTCCGACGACTGTTTAAATCCATATTCCAACTCGTTTAGAGATGACTTAGCCGTGAAGGTTATCAGTCCTCTGTTAGGCTTTTTTCGGAACTCCAACTCAATTTACTGTGCCAAACCATCTTTAGATTTCTCTCCCTCGTCATCTGAAGCCATAAACTTGGTTTCTGCTCACTATGAATCCATCAAGAAGCTTGGGTTGTTTGGAACTTTCCAGGTAACTGGGATCAATGTGGTCCtctgtacccaaaaaaaacagaaacccaAAAGCAGGAAGCTTTCCTTCATGAGTTCCAATGTTGTAGAACCTTACCCTGCAAGGCCAACCCCATTGCCACCAATCCGTTCTTCCATCGGTTTGTCTATCCCTGCAAATGTGGCTAAAAGCCCACTATCCCCATTCCGGGGAATCGCACCTCCATCGTCGTTTTCCCACACAAAGGCATCTCCACCATCGCTGTCCTTCTCATTCCCACCAGAAGGGTCTCCAGTGGTCATCCCTTCGAACCCACCTGATGCTCTCACGTTGCCCCCATGTGGTGCGATGGACATGGGAGCGCCGGCGCCGGAAACAGGGGAGGAAAGGGGGCTTTGGTGTGTGGCTAAGCCTAGTGTTCCTGCAGATACATTGCAGGAGGCCATAAACTATGCTTGTGGGGAAGGTGGTGCGGACTGTGAGGAGATTAAGCCTCATGGAAGCTGTTATTCCCCCGATACGATTATTGCTCATGCATCTTATGCTTTCAATAGCTACTGGcagaagaacaagagaaatGGAGGGACTTGCAGTTTTGGAGGAACTGCCATGATCATTAATGCGGACCCAA GTTTTCTGCAATGTCGGTTCATCCTCAGCTGA